A genomic region of Myxosarcina sp. GI1 contains the following coding sequences:
- a CDS encoding DUF433 domain-containing protein has product MNNQNLLKCISFNPEVLAGKPVIKGLRISVAMITWFKLFMNWFNCSSSLSCD; this is encoded by the coding sequence ATGAATAATCAAAATCTTCTCAAATGCATTTCTTTTAATCCCGAAGTGCTTGCAGGTAAGCCCGTTATTAAAGGTTTAAGAATTTCAGTAGCAATGATTACCTGGTTTAAGTTATTTATGAACTGGTTCAATTGCTCTTCAAGTTTGAGTTGTGACTAA
- a CDS encoding serine/threonine-protein kinase, which translates to MNLCINPQCQNPNKNSDTMIFCQGCGSELLLDGRYRVLNELGQGGFATTYEVSDSNSHLLVLKVLMDNHPKYVELFQQEARVLTILNHPGIPKVEPDSYFLYFPNGREEPLHCLVMEKVEGLNLEQYIHQRGNRPLQPKRVLRWLAELSLILEKVHEHNFFHRDIKPTNIMLKANGSLVLIDFGTARELNQSYIKKQAVGEITGVVTAGYTPMEQMKGRAVLQSDFYALGGTAIFLLTAQNPSNLYSFADNRFNWHEAAPEVPTEFANLIDCLTAFSPTQRPRTAREIYNEVITIAPSLQGLEENLYSDYISYQPQRLQHPQSSLIDRSLQNTVFPTQSSSISEVTPEFIQRCCQELAEFIGPMATIVCKRALAQNPNLTKTELLETLAEKIANPQQAFIFKQRLS; encoded by the coding sequence ATGAATTTGTGCATAAATCCTCAATGCCAGAATCCTAATAAAAACTCCGATACCATGATTTTTTGTCAGGGGTGTGGTTCGGAATTGCTATTAGATGGAAGATATCGAGTTCTAAATGAATTGGGTCAAGGAGGGTTTGCTACTACTTATGAAGTCTCAGATTCTAATTCTCATCTTTTGGTACTCAAAGTTTTGATGGATAATCATCCAAAATATGTAGAATTGTTTCAGCAAGAAGCTCGAGTATTAACTATTTTAAATCACCCTGGCATACCCAAAGTCGAGCCAGACAGTTATTTTCTTTACTTTCCTAATGGACGGGAAGAACCCTTGCACTGTCTGGTTATGGAAAAAGTTGAGGGTTTAAATTTAGAGCAGTATATTCATCAACGGGGAAATCGCCCACTCCAGCCTAAAAGAGTTTTACGCTGGTTGGCAGAACTAAGCTTAATTTTAGAAAAAGTTCACGAGCATAATTTTTTTCATCGAGATATTAAACCGACCAATATTATGCTTAAAGCTAATGGTTCTTTAGTACTGATTGATTTTGGTACGGCAAGAGAATTAAACCAAAGCTACATTAAAAAACAAGCTGTTGGAGAAATTACTGGTGTAGTTACGGCAGGATATACGCCAATGGAGCAGATGAAAGGTAGAGCCGTACTACAGTCAGATTTTTATGCTTTGGGAGGTACGGCAATTTTTTTGTTAACCGCTCAAAATCCTAGTAATTTGTATAGTTTTGCCGATAATAGATTTAACTGGCATGAAGCTGCACCCGAGGTGCCAACAGAATTTGCTAATTTAATAGACTGCCTGACGGCGTTTTCTCCCACTCAACGCCCCCGAACAGCTCGTGAAATATACAATGAAGTAATTACAATAGCTCCTAGTCTTCAAGGTCTAGAAGAAAATTTATACTCTGACTATATTAGCTATCAGCCCCAACGACTTCAGCATCCCCAATCATCACTCATCGATCGCTCTTTACAAAATACTGTTTTTCCCACACAGTCTAGTTCTATTTCTGAAGTTACCCCTGAATTTATCCAACGCTGCTGCCAGGAACTAGCCGAATTCATCGGTCCGATGGCAACTATTGT